Sequence from the Qipengyuania gaetbuli genome:
TCGCTTCCCATCGCCCGCTGGACGATGAAGTTGCGACGCAGGCTTTCCCCAAAACCCCTGCTATGCCAAAAGCCGCCCCGCAACGGGTCGCGCACGCGGCTTTCGACACGTCTCTAAGGGGATAAAACCTTGCTGTCACTATTGGCTGCAACTGCAGCTTCTGCCGAACCGATCCAGTGGGCCGAACTGGGTCTCAGGCCCTACCTGTTCGACATCGGCGGTTTCCAGCTGCGCTATTATTCGCTCGCCTACCTGCTCGGCATCCTGCTGGGGTACTGGCACCTGTCGAAGATGGTGAAGGCGCCCGGAAGCCCGATGGCGCAGCGCCATGCGGACGATTTATTCTTTTACTGCACGCTCGGCGTGATCCTTGGCGGAAGGCTCGGCTACGCGGCCTTCTATAAGCCCGAACTGTTCACCGGCTTCACCGCGGGCGAATTCGTGAGCTGGGACCTGCTGCGCCTGTGGGACGGCGGGATGAGCTTCCACGGCGGCGTCATCGGCGTGCTGGTGGCGATCAGCTGGGTGGCCCTGCGTGGCGGCCTCAACTGGCTGCGGGTGTGCGACTATATCTCGGTCAACGTGCCGCTCGCCTACATGCTGGGCCGCATCGCCAACTTCATCAACGGCGAGCTTTACGGCCGCCCGGTGGAAGGCGACATTGCCTGGGCCATGGTGTTCCCGGGCGGCGGCGATGTCGCACGCCATCCCTCGCAGCTCTACCAGGCTGGCCTTGAAGGGCTGCTGCTGGGCATCCTCCTCATCGCGTTGTTCTGGAAAACCCGGGCGCGCTACCGTCCCGGCCTGCTGGTCGGCCTGTTCACCATCGGCATGGGCATCGGCCGCTTCGTCAGCGAGTTCTTCCGCGAACCCGATGCGCACCTTGCCTATGTGGTGGCGGAAACCGGCCTGTCGCGCGGCCAGTGGCTGAGCTTGCCCATGATCGCGGTCGGCGTGATCGTCATGATCTATGCCTTTACCCGCCAGCCGATCGGCAAGGCCAAACCCGCCGCGCCGCAATCGGCATGAGCGCAGCCGGCGGCGAAACGCCGCTTGCGCAAAGCTTCAGGCGGCTGATCGAGCGGCACGGGCCGATGCCCGTGTCGCGCTACATGGGCGAAAGCAACGCGCGCTATTACACCAGCCGCGATCCCCTGGGGGCGGGCGGCGATTTCACCACCGCACCCGAAATCAGCCAGATGTTCGGCGAGATGGTGGGGCTGTGGTGCACCGACCTGTGGCTGCGGGCAGACCGCCCCGAGATCGCTTGGGTGGAGCTGGGCCCGGGACGCGGCACGCTCGCGCGCGATGCGCTGCGTGCCATGGGCAGCCAGGGCCTCCAGCCCGAAATCCACCTTGTGGAAGGCTCCTCGGCGCTGCGCGAGAAGCAGGCCGACGCGCTGGTCGCCGCCCGTTTCCACGACACTATCGACACGCTGCCCGACGACCGGCCGCTGGTCGTGGTCGCCAATGAATTCATCGACGCGCTTCCGATCCGCCAGCTGGTCAACACGCCCGATGGCTGGCGCGAGCGGATGGTCGCGCTGGACGATGACCGCTTCGTTTTCGCTGCCGGCCCCAATCCCATGGACGAGGCCGTTCCGCAGGACCGCTGCGATGTGCCGGTGGGCACCGTCATCGAGACTTGTCCCGCAGCTGCCGCTCTGATCAGCGCGCTCGGCGAGCGGCTGCGCGATCAGGGCGGCGCGGCGCTGTTCATCGACTACGGCCATTTGGAGCCCCGCAACGGGGAAACGCTGCAGGCTCTCCGCGCGCACGAAAAGGTCGGCGTGTTCGACCATCCGGGCGAGATGGACCTCACCGCCCATGTCGATTTTGCCACTTTGGCGGATATCGCACGTGGGGCGGGCCTGCAGGTGGCCACCGCCACACAGGGCGAATGGTTGCTCGCCATGGGCATGGGCCTTCGGGCACAGGCGCTTGCCCGGCGCAGCCCCGATCACGCGCAGGCCGTCTCGCAGGCATTCCACCGCCTGACTTCAGCAGACGAGATGGGCGAATTGTTCAAGGTAATGGCCGTTTCAGCACCCGGCTGGCCGCAGGGCGCCGGCTTCGGCTGAGGTTCATATGCACCCGGCCAAAAAGCTGTAACCGGCAATCGCTTTGGCGCGGATGGAGAATGGCATGAGGAAAACGAGCCTGGCACTCGCCGCGCTGCTTTGCGCAACCCCGCTGCTGGCCGCCCAGCCGATCGAGGGGCGCTGGATCACGGCCGAAAAAGACGCGGTGATCACGATCGGCGAGTGTGGCAGTTCGACCTGCGGCCGGATCACCAAGTTCCTCGTCGCACCGCCGCAGGGCCTCGACCAGCGCGATGTGAACAATGCCGATGCGAAGCTGCGCCAGCGCAAGCTCCTCGGCATGCCGGTCCTCACCGGCTTCAGCGAAGATGCCGAACTGTGGCGCGGCCAGATCTACGATCCCAAGAGCGGCAAGACCTATCGCTCGGTAATCAGGCGCAAGGACGCCAACCGGCTGGAAGTGAAAGGCTGCATCGGGCCCTTCTGCCAGACGCAGGTCTGGACCCGCGCCCGTTGAACTAGAGGCCGGCCTTTTCGGCCAGCCGTCGGGCAGCCTCGTCGAAGCCGAGCTTGTCCTGTTCGCGGTCGACCGAGAAATTCGCCTCGCGCATCATGTGCACGTCGATCGCCCCGATCAGCGGCATCAGCGCGGCCCTCAACGCGCCGTTCCCGGCAGCCTGCGGGCTCAGCAGCAACACCGCATCGTAGTTGGGGAATGCCCCTAGCGGATCGTCGAGGATGACGAGCCGGTCGGCGACGATACGGCCGTCTGACGTATAGGCACCGATGATGTCCGCTTCGCCGGATCGCAGCGCATTGTACATGAAGGTGGGCGAGAAATTCCGCTGCTCGGCAAAGCGCAGGCCGTAAGCATCGCGCACCGCAATCCATTCGGGCCGCTCGAAAAATTCCGGGTCGCCGCCGATCACCATCGCCTGCCCGCGCCGTGCCACGTCTGTAATGGAATGGAATTCACCGAAAGTCGCGGTTTCGCGTTGCATGGCGAGGCCATAGGCGTTTTCGAAACCGAGCCGCCCGAGCACCTCCATTCCGGTATTCGCCTCCTCCCATTCCACAATCTCGCGATACATCCGCTCGCGCGGCGGGTTCTCGGTGCGCTTCATCTGGTTGGTCCAGATGGTACCCGTGTAATCGACATAGATATCGATCTCGCCGCTGGCTGCCGCGCTGTGGGCCACTGCCGAACCCAGCCCGTCGCGATATTCGACGGCGAAGCCTTCCGCTTCGAGCCATTGGCCGATCAGGCGGGCGAGGATGTATTGTTCCGAAAAGCCCTTGGCGCCGATCACGATGCGCCCCTCGTCCCTCTCTCCCCCGAACTGCGCTACCAGCGCCGCGGCGACGCCCAGCGCCACGGCCAGCACCCCGCCAAGCCAGAGACCGCGCCGCCGCTCGCGAAAACCGCGCTCGATCGTGCCCAGCAGCGTGTCCGCCAGGAGGGCGAGGCCGGCGCTGGCAAGGCACCCGGCAAGGACAAGGATCCAGTTCTGCGTCTGCAGGCCGGCAAAGATCGGGTCGCCCAGGCTCTTTTGCCCGATGGTGGTCGCCAGCGTGGCTGCACCGATGGTCCAGACGGCTGCCGTCCTGATCCCGGCCATGACATAGGGCGCGGCCAGCGGGGCCTCCACCAGGCGCAGGCGCTGCCAGAAACTCATGCCCACGCCTTCCGCCGCCTCGATCACGCCGGGATCGAGATTGGCCTGCGCGGTCACCGCATTGCGCAGGATCGGCAGCAGGGCGTAGAGCGCCAGCGCGAGCAGCGCGGGCAGGAAACCCAGCGTCGGCAACCCTTCCCCGAAAACCGCACGAAGGCTCAGCAGGATCGGGAAGAACAGCGCCAGCAGGGCAAGCGCCGGAATGGTCTGGACGAGGCTGGCAAAGGCCAGCGATGCGCGCGACACGGCGGGGGCACGGCTGGCCCAGACCGCCAGCGGCAGCGCCACGGCGATGCCCAGCGCGATGGCCGCAGCCGACAGGAGGACATGGGCGGCCAGCTGGTCGCCGAGCCCCGTGATGGCGTCGAGCAGGCCGGTCACCGAGACAGCTCCGCCAGCCGCTGCGCCTGGTGACGCGGCACCGCAACGAGCGCCTGCGCCGCCTCGCCGCCATTACCCGCAACGAGGGCAGACGGGGTCTCGTCTGCCACGATGCGACCCGCCTCCATCACCAGCACGCGGTCGGCCAGCAGCAGGGCTTCGGTCATGTCGTGCGTTACCATGACAGTGGTCAACCCGAGGCGGCGGTGAAGGTCGAGCACCCGTTCACCAAGCGCGTCGCGCGTAACGGGATCGAGCGCTCCGAAGGGTTCGTCCATCAGCAGGATCGACGGCTCGCTCGCCAGCGCCCGCGCGACGCCGACGCGCTGGCGCTGCCCGCCGCTGAGTTCGTCAGGCATGCGCGTGGACATGCCGGGGTCGAGGTCGACGAGTTCGAGCAGGGCGGAAATCCGCGCCGTGCCCACCGGTTCCCCCGCGATACGCGGCCCGATCCCGATGTTTTCCGCCACCGTCATGTGCGGGAAGAGCCCGACCGACTGGAAGACATAGCCGATGCTGCGGCGCAGGCGCGCAAGTGGGACCGAGGCGACTTCGCGCCCTTGCAGGACCACGTGCCCGGCATCGGGATCGACCAGCCGGTTGACGGTCTTCAGCAATGTCGACTTGCCCGAACCCGAGGCACCGACCAGCGCGACGAACTGGCCTGAGGGGATGGCGAGGGTGACGGATTCGACCGCCCGCACATTGCCGAATTGCTTGCAGACACCCTCGAATGAAAGCGCCGTCTCGCCGGATTCGCTCACTGTGCGGCTTCGGCGGTTTCTGCGTCCTGCGGCGCCTCGTAGGCGACCTTTTCGAGCTGGACCCGGCGACCGCCACCCGAAGTTACGATGAGCTTGTCATCGTTGAGCTTGCCCGTTTCCCAGCACCTTTCGCTCACATTGTCCCCTTCGGGCCGGAAACAGAGTAGGACCTGGCCGTCTTCGTCGTCCGGGGCCGCTTCCAGCGACCAGCCGCCTTCCTGCCAGGGATCGCCGTTGCGCAGGTCGCGGTAGCGCCCTTCCGCGTCCAGATAGGTGACATAGCGGGCACCGTCCTCGGCAGAGACGCGCCAAGCCGTGCCGACGAATTCCTTCAGCTCCCTCGCCTCTTCGGCCGCTTCGGTAGAGGCCGCGACATCGGCCGGACCGTCTGCAGCTCCATCCTCTTCGGCCGCGCAGGCGGACAGAGCAAGGGCGGCGGAAAGGAGGACGGCAGAGCTGACGAGTGATTTCATGGTATCCGGCATAACCCCTGTACCCGCCGCTGGCGACCCCTGCCCCTATCCGGCGATGGATGCAGACGGGATCCGTAGTTCGACCCTCAGGCCGTCGTCTTCGAATTCGCGGGTGAACTGGCCCGACAGCTGACCTTCGACAGCCGTGCGCAGGAGGCGCGACCCGAAGCCTTCGCTCGCCTGCTCGGCCTGCGCAAAACCGTCGGATTGTTCGCGCCACGAGAGGCACACCGTGCCTTCGCCATCGCAATCGGCATTGACGCCGACCGTGACCTTGCCGCCGTCCCGCGACAGGGCCCCGTACTTGGCTGCATTGGTGGCAAGTTCGTGAATGATCAGCGCCAGCGGCGTCGCCGCGCGCGGGCCGATTGCAACGTCGCCGCCGGAAATCTCGATCCGCGCCGCAGCGCCATCCTGGTAGGGTGCCAGCAGCGCATCGAGCAACCCGACCAGATGCTCCTTGCGGCTCGGCGATGCCGGCTGGACGTAGTCGTGCGCCTTGCCCAGCGCGCGAATGGTCGTCGACAGCGCCTCGGCGTAATCCGCCACGGTTTCCTTGCCCCGCGAGTGGAGGGTCACGAGGCCGGAGACCACAGCGAAGATATTCTTGATCCGGTGGGACAGCTCTTTCGCCAGCAAATCGCGCATTTCGGAGGTGCGGTGCGCCTCGTCGATGTCGATGACTGTCCCGAACCATCGGCGGCCGCCCGGCTCCCCGTCGACCGGCATGGCACGGCTCAGCACCCAGCGATAGCTGCCGTCCGCCTGCCGCAGCCGCCACTCGTCGTTGAACAGCCGTTCCTCGCCGAAGGCCTTGTCCCAGCTGGCGCGGCTACGGGCATAGTCATCGGGATGGATGAAGTCCGCCCAGGCATCCGCTGTGCGCGGCGGGTCGCGGCCTGTGACCTCTTTCCAGCGCCCGCTGAACATGTCGAAATTGCCCTCGTGATCGACCGACCAGGCAATACCCGGCACCGAATCGAGCATGTGCTGCAATTCGCGCTGCCGCGCCTCGAGCGCCGCAATGGCAGCGCGGTCCTGCCGCTGGATCAGCAACCGCTGCATGACACTCGTCGCGAGGACTTCCAGCCCTTCGCGCTGCAGGTCGCTCAACCCTTCGCGCGGAACTGTATCGATGACACAGAGCGAGCCGAGCGGCGCACCCTCGCTCGAGATGAGCGGGGCACCGGCATAGAACCGGATATGGGGTGCGCCGGTGACCAGCGGGTTGCTGCTGAAACGCGGGTCCAGCGTTGCATCGGGCACGACCATCGTCGCATCGCCGAGCATTGCATGGGCGCAGAAACTGGTCGGCCGCGGGGTTTCCCCGACCTCCAGCCCCTGCTTGGCAAGGAACCGCTGGCGCTCTTCTTCCACCAGTGAAACCAGCGCGATCGGCGCTTCGCAAAGCGTTGCGGCAAACTGGACGATGCGCGACAATTCCGGTGCGCCTTCCAGCGCATCGAGCCCGTAGGACGCCATGATGGCAAGCCGGTCCTCTTCCCCGCACACGGCAGAGTTGGGGCTGGCGCCAGTGGGCCAGGGAAGGCGGGGTCGATAAGCCATTGTATCCGTGCCGTTATAAATAAAGCCATCCGGGCCAGAGTCCAGTTCGGTAACTGGGCCGCCGCTTGCGGCACCAAGCGGTTTGCCCGACCGCCATTCCTTCGCTATCGCGCGCGGCAAGAGAATGCCCCAACAGAGGGCAAGCAGGAGACATCATGCGCGCCACCCCCGATTTCGATTTCCAGCTCGGCGACAATGCGGACATGATCCGCGAAAGCGTTTCGCGCTTCGCCGACGAACAGATCGCCCCGCTCGCCGCCAAGGTCGACCGCGAGGACTGGTTTCCCAAGGCGGAACTGTGGCCCGCCATGGGCGAACTCGGCCTCCACGGCATCACCGTTCACGAAGCGGACGGCGGTCTTGGCCTCGGCTACCTCGAACACGTGATCGCGGTCGAGGAAGTCAGCCGCGCCAGTGCCTCGGTCGGCCTGTCCTACGGCGCGCACTCCAACTTGTGCGTCAACCAGATCGCGCGCTGGGCGAATGACGACCAGAAGGCGAAATACCTGCCCAAGCTGATCAGCGGCGAACACGTCGGCAGCCTTGCCATGAGCGAGGCGGGCGCCGGTTCGGACGTCGTTTCTATGAAGGCCCGGGCGGACAAGGTCGATGGCGGCTACGTCCTCAACGGCACCAAGTTCTGGATCACGAACGCCCCCTATGCGGACGTGCTGGTGGTCTATGCCAAGACCTCGCCCGAAGCGGCCAGCCGCGGCATCACGACCTTCCTGATCGAAAAGGATTTCGAAGGTTTCTCGATCGGGCAGAAGATCGAGAAGGTCGGCATGCGCGGCTCGCCCACTGCAGAGCTGGTGTTCGACGATTGCTTCGTTCCCGACGAGAACGTGATGGGCCCCGAAAACGGCGGCGTCGGCGTGCTGATGAGCGGCCTCGACTACGAGCGCGTCGTGCTCGCCGGCCTCCAGCTCGGCGTGATGCAGGCCTGCCTCGACACGGTCATTCCCTATCTTCGCGAACGCCAGCAGTTCGGCAAGCCCATTGGCTCTTTCCAGCTGATGCAGGCCAAGGTCGCCGACATGTATGTCGCGCTGCAATCCGCGCGCGCCTACACCTATGCCGTCGCCAAGGCCTGCGATGCCGGGCAGACCACCCGCTTCGATGCGGCAGGCACGATCCTGCTGGCCTCGGAAAACGCCTTCCGCGTAGCGGCCGAGAGTGTGCAGGCGCTGGGCGGCGCAGGCTACACGCTCGACTGGCCGGTGGAGCGCTACATGCGCGATGCCAAGCTGCTCGACATCGGTGCCGGAACGAATGAAATCCGCCGCATGCTGATCGGCCGCGAACTGATCGGCGCTGCCGGATGAGCGGAGACGAGGACTACGTCTACGACGAGGACAGCGGCGAATGGATGCCGGCTTCCGAACTGGCTGCCAAACAGGCGGCGGCCGAGACGGTCGAGGTTCGCGATGCGGTCGGCAATTTGCTTGCCGATGGCGACCAGGTGACGCTGATCAAGGACCTCGAGGTCAAGGGCGCGGGCCAGACATTGAAGCAGGGCACGCTGATCAAAGCGATCCGCCTCACCGGCGACCCGCAGGAAATCGACTGCAAATATCCCGGCATCAAGGGCCTCGTCCTGCGTGCCGAATTCGTGAAGAAACGGTAAGACCACAGGCATGACAGCACCCGCTCTCACCACGAAGCTGGACCGCGAGGCGCCCGACGCCAAGGCGCGGTTCGATCACAACAAGGCGCTGGCAGAGGAACTGCGCAAGCATGTCGCCGAAGCCGCGCTCGGCGGGCCGGAAAAGCACCGCGAACGGCATGTCAGCCGCGGCAAGCTGCTGCCCCGCGAAAGGGTGGAACGCCTGCTCGATCCGGGCGCACCCTTCCTCGAGATCGGCCAGTTGGCCGCCAACGGCCTCTACGGCGACGAGATCAGCGGCGCCGGCATGATCGCCGGGATCGGCCGGGTGTCGGGGCGGCAGGTCATGATCGTGTGCAACGATGCGACCGTCAAAGGCGGCACGTACTATCCGATGACGGTCAAGAAGCACCTGCGTGCGCAGGAGATCGCGCAGGAGAACCGCTTGCCGTGCATCTACCTCGTGGACAGCGGCGGGGCGAACCTGCCGCACCAGGCTGAGGTCTTCCCCGACCGCGACCATTTCGGGCGCATCTTCTTCAACCAGGCGAACATGAGCGCGCTTGGCATTCCCCAGATCGCCTGCGTCATGGGCAGCTGCACTGCGGGCGGTGCCTATGTTCCCGCCATGTCGGACGAGACTGTGATCGTGCGTGAACAGGGCACGATCTTCCTTGCCGGACCGCCGCTGGTGAAGGCAGCCACCGGCGAGGAAATCAGCGCCGAGGATCTTGGCGGCGGCGACCTGCACGCCAAGAAATCGGGCGTGGTCGACCACCTCGCCGAAAACGACGAGCACGCGCTCACCATCGTGCGCGATATCGTCAGCCACCTCGGCGACAATTACGCTGCCGCAAACGGGGTACAATTGGTTGAACCGCGCCCGCCGAAGTTCGACGCGGAAGATCTGTATGCGCTCGTGCCCGAAGACGTGCGCGCGCCATACGATGTGAAGGAAATTATCGCCCGCCTCGTTGACGGGTCAGAGTTCCACGAATTCAAGGCACATTACGGCAGCACGCTGGTATGCGGCTTCGCCCATATCTGGGGGATGCCGGTGGCGATCCTGGCCAACAATGGCGTGCTGTTTTCCGAAAGCGCGCAGAAGGGTGCGCATTTCATCGAGCTTGCCTGCCAGCGCCGTATCCCGTTGCTGTTCCTCCAGAACATTTCCGGTTTCATGGTCGGCGGCAAGTACGAGGCCGAAGGCATTGCCAAGCACGGGGCCAAGCTGGTCACTGCCGTCGCCACCGCGACCGTGCCCAAGGTCACCGTGGTCATCGGCGGCAGCTTCGGCGCGGGCAATTACGGCATGTGCGGCCGCGCCTACCAGCCGCGCTTCCTGTTCACCTGGCCCAATGCCCGCATTTCCGTGATGGGCGGCGAGCAGGCGGCCAGCGTCCTGGCGACTGTCCACCGCGACGCCGACAGCTGGACTCCCGAACAGGCCGAGGAATTCAAGGCCCCGATCCGCCAGAAATACGAGGACGAGGGCAATCCCTATTACGCCACCGCCCGCCTGTGGGACGACGGCGTGATCGACCCGGTCCAGACCCGCGACGTGCTGGGCCTGGCATTCGCAGCCACTCTGGAAGCACCGATTCCGGAAAAGCCGCAGTTCGGCGTGTTCCGGATGTAGTCGGCAGGAATCCTCGCATCCCTCTCGCATTCCGCTACGTAACTGCTAGGGCTCGCAGGCAGGAGAGAGAATGTCGCAAGCCAATTTCCGGAAGCCTTCGCTTCTGAGCCGCATCGTGCGGCGCATCATCATGGTGCTCTACCGCTGGAAGGGCTGGAAGCTGGATGGGCACCTGCCCGACCTGCCCAAATTCGTCATCGCCGGCGCTCCGCATACCTCGAACTGGGATTTCGTCTTCTTCATCGGGGCGACGGCGGAAGAGGGCGTGCAGCCCAATTTCATGGGCAAGCACACGCTGTTCCAGGGGATGATGAGGAATTTCATGTTCGACATGGGCGGCATTCCCATCGACCGCACCAAGCGCAGCAATGTGGTCGAGCAGGTCGCCGCCGAATTCGAACGGCGCGACCGCCTTGCGCTGGTCATCGCGGCAGAGGGCACGCGCAGCTCGAACGGCGAATGGAAATCGGGTTTCTACAACATCGCGCGGGCAGCGAACGTGCCGATCGTTCCGGCCTGGGTGTGCAACGAGCGACGCATACTCGGCTTCGGCCCGGCCATCGTGCCGACCGCCGATTACGGCGAGACGCTGCTTGAAATCGCGCGCTTCATGCGCTCGAAACTGCCGGATTACGAACGTTACAAGGTTCTGGAGGCCCAGGCGCTGGGCCTGATCGAGGAGGCGAAAACCGCATGATCGATGCCCTGCTTGCCAATGCCGCGATCCTGGTCGGCGTGGTGCTCATCCTGTGGGTGATTTCCGTCCAGATCGACGATGTGTCCTTCATCGATTCCTTCTGGGGCGCAGGCATGGCCCTGATGGCCTTTGCCAGCTGGATGCAGCTTGCCCAGCCGGGCGCCCTTGCCAACCTGCTGCTGGCGATGACGGCCGCCTGGGGCCTCAGGCTCGGCATCTACCTGCTGCGCCGCTGGCGCGCGGAAGGCGAGGACAAGCGCTATGAACGCATGCTGCGCAAGGACCGCGAGAAAGGCCGCTTCGCCATCGCCGCGCTGACGAAGGTCTGGCTGGGGCAGGCAGTCCTGCTGTTCCTCGTCTCCTCCCCAGCACAGCTGGGTATCCTCAGCAGCGCGGAACCCGCCCCGATCACCTTCATCGCCTGGGCTGGTATCGCCCTCTACCTAGTGGGCATTTTCTTCGAATGGGTCGGCGACTGGCAGCTGGCGAAGTTCAAGGCCGATCCGGCCAACAAGGGCCAGGTGATGGACCGCGGGCTGTGGCGCTATACCCGCCACCCCAACTATTTCGGCGATGCCTGTGCCTGGTGGGGCATCTGGCTGGTCGCGGCGAGCATCGCCTGGGAAGTGGCGGCGCTGACCGTCGCCGGTCCGCTGTTCCTCACCTTCACGCTGGTGAAGTGGTCGGGCGCGGCGCTGCTGGAAAAGGGCATGAAGCATTCGCGCCCCGGTTACGAGGAATACAAGCGCCGCACATCGGCCTTCATTCCGTGGCCGCCGCGCTCCGCCGCCTGAAAAAACCGCCTTTTTCGCACCAATGCTCTGGCACCCGCGGCTCGCGGACACTATCCTGTATGCCAATGACCGACCAACCGGCCCGCCGCGCATGAACACGCCCGACCTCAGGCAGGAACGGGCGCGCCTTGCCGCCTATGCCATGGACCTTACCGGTCGGCGCGGGGGCGAGGTTACGCCGGAAATCCTTGCGGCAGAGGTCGGCGTTTCCCGGGCGCGCATCGAGGCGATCTTCCCCGAGGAATCGGACCTGTTCGATGCGGTGGTCGAACTCTGGTTCGAACCCCATGTCGCGATCATGGAAGAAGTGCTGGCAAGCGACCTGCCGCCCAACCGCAAGTTCTACGAATTCTACGTCCGCCGCTTCCGCCGCAACCGCGCGGAATTCCGGCGCGACCCGTCCGCCTTCGCCGTATTGTGCGAACTGGGTGCGCGGCGGTTCGAACGCGTGCGCAGCTTCGTCGACCTTGCCGACCATTACCTGTGCGAACTGATTGCCGAAGCGCAGGCCGAAGGGCACTTCCCGGGGCTGGACATCGACCGCGCGCTCACGCTGATCAACCAGATGACCGTGGCCTATACCAGTCCCGACCTGCTGCAGACGGTCGACGAGCGGCTGACCGAGGACAAGCTCGCCGCCATCATCGACACGCTCTTTGCCGGCCTTTCCGCGGCCGACGGCGGTGCCTCCGGCGTGAGCGGCCTGCGTCCGGCGTGAGCGGGAACGCGCGAAGTCGCCGAATCCTTTTCATCGGCCTAAACTATGCGCCCGAACCGATCGGCATCGGGCCCTATAGCGCAGGGCTGATGGAAGCGCTGGCGGAGCGGGGCCACACGGTCCACGCGGTGGTCGGAAACGACACGGGAGGGGATTAAACGCCCCTCCCGCTTGCCCGAGCGGCGCGGGTGGGGAATCACACTGACATGGCGATTCTTTCCGACAAGTGGATCCGCGACAAGGCGCTCAACGAAGGCATGATCGAGCCT
This genomic interval carries:
- a CDS encoding carboxyl transferase domain-containing protein is translated as MTAPALTTKLDREAPDAKARFDHNKALAEELRKHVAEAALGGPEKHRERHVSRGKLLPRERVERLLDPGAPFLEIGQLAANGLYGDEISGAGMIAGIGRVSGRQVMIVCNDATVKGGTYYPMTVKKHLRAQEIAQENRLPCIYLVDSGGANLPHQAEVFPDRDHFGRIFFNQANMSALGIPQIACVMGSCTAGGAYVPAMSDETVIVREQGTIFLAGPPLVKAATGEEISAEDLGGGDLHAKKSGVVDHLAENDEHALTIVRDIVSHLGDNYAAANGVQLVEPRPPKFDAEDLYALVPEDVRAPYDVKEIIARLVDGSEFHEFKAHYGSTLVCGFAHIWGMPVAILANNGVLFSESAQKGAHFIELACQRRIPLLFLQNISGFMVGGKYEAEGIAKHGAKLVTAVATATVPKVTVVIGGSFGAGNYGMCGRAYQPRFLFTWPNARISVMGGEQAASVLATVHRDADSWTPEQAEEFKAPIRQKYEDEGNPYYATARLWDDGVIDPVQTRDVLGLAFAATLEAPIPEKPQFGVFRM
- a CDS encoding 1-acyl-sn-glycerol-3-phosphate acyltransferase translates to MSQANFRKPSLLSRIVRRIIMVLYRWKGWKLDGHLPDLPKFVIAGAPHTSNWDFVFFIGATAEEGVQPNFMGKHTLFQGMMRNFMFDMGGIPIDRTKRSNVVEQVAAEFERRDRLALVIAAEGTRSSNGEWKSGFYNIARAANVPIVPAWVCNERRILGFGPAIVPTADYGETLLEIARFMRSKLPDYERYKVLEAQALGLIEEAKTA
- a CDS encoding TetR/AcrR family transcriptional regulator encodes the protein MNTPDLRQERARLAAYAMDLTGRRGGEVTPEILAAEVGVSRARIEAIFPEESDLFDAVVELWFEPHVAIMEEVLASDLPPNRKFYEFYVRRFRRNRAEFRRDPSAFAVLCELGARRFERVRSFVDLADHYLCELIAEAQAEGHFPGLDIDRALTLINQMTVAYTSPDLLQTVDERLTEDKLAAIIDTLFAGLSAADGGASGVSGLRPA
- a CDS encoding DUF1295 domain-containing protein, with protein sequence MIDALLANAAILVGVVLILWVISVQIDDVSFIDSFWGAGMALMAFASWMQLAQPGALANLLLAMTAAWGLRLGIYLLRRWRAEGEDKRYERMLRKDREKGRFAIAALTKVWLGQAVLLFLVSSPAQLGILSSAEPAPITFIAWAGIALYLVGIFFEWVGDWQLAKFKADPANKGQVMDRGLWRYTRHPNYFGDACAWWGIWLVAASIAWEVAALTVAGPLFLTFTLVKWSGAALLEKGMKHSRPGYEEYKRRTSAFIPWPPRSAA